One region of Camelus bactrianus isolate YW-2024 breed Bactrian camel chromosome 22, ASM4877302v1, whole genome shotgun sequence genomic DNA includes:
- the SLC5A5 gene encoding sodium/iodide cotransporter isoform X4, with the protein MAGVEAGVRATFGAWDYGVFALMLLVSTGIGLWVGLARGGQRSAEEFFTGGRRLTALPVGLSLAASFMSAVQVLGVPAEAYRYGLKFLWMCLGQLLNSLLTALFFLPVFYRLGLTSTYQYLELRFSRAVRLCGTLQYLVATTLYTGIVIYAPALILNQVTGLDIWASLLSTGAICTFYTTVGGMKAVIWTDVFQVLVMLTGFWVILVRGTMLMGGPEQVLELAKNHSRINPMDFDLDPRSRYTFWTFVVGGTLVWLSMYGVNQAQVQRYVACRTEKQAKLALLVNQLGLFLIVFSATACGIIMFTLYIDCDPLLAGRISAPDQYMPLLVLDIFKDLPGVPGLFLACAYSGTLSTASTSINAMAAVTVEDLIKPRLPNLSPRRLIIISKGLSLIYGSACLTVAALSSLLGGGVLQGSFTVMGVISGPLLGAFMLGMFFPSCNTPGVLSGLAVGLALSLWVAVGATLYPPSAQSMGVLPSSAAGCAVPSANASGFLDPLLAANASSRASRGCLRVLVE; encoded by the exons ATGGCCGGCGTCGAGGCAGGGGTGCGGGCCACGTTCGGAGCCTGGGACTACGGAGTCTTCGCCCTCATGCTGCTGGTGTCCACCGGCATCGGGCTGTGGGTCGGGCTAGCGCGAGGCGGGCAGCGCAGCGCCGAGGAGTTCTTCACCGGTGGCCGGCGCCTGACGGCCCTGCCCGTCGGCCTCTCGCTGGCCGCCAGCTTCATGTCGGCAGTACAGGTGCTGGGAGTGCCAGCCGAGGCCTATCGCTACGGCCTCAAGTTCCTCTGGATGTGCCTGGGACAGCTGCTTAACTCTCTGCTCACTGCTCTGTTCTTCCTGCCGGTCTTTTACCGCCTGGGCCTCACCAGCACCTACCAG TACCTGGAGCTGCGCTTCAGCCGCGCTGTGCGGCTCTGCGGGACCCTGCAGTATCTGGTGGCTACA ACCCTGTACACCGGCATCGTGATCTACGCTCCCGCTCTCATCCTGAACCAAG TGACCGGGCTGGACATCTGGGCGTCGCTCCTGTCCACCGGAGCCATCTGCACCTTCTACACTACTGTG GGTGGCATGAAGGCTGTGATCTGGACTGACGTGTTTCAGGTCTTAGTGATGCTGACTGGTTTCTGGGTCATCCTGGTCCGCGGGACTATGCTCATGGGTGGGCCTGAGCAAGTGCTCGAGCTTGCCAAGAACCATTCCCGGATCAACCCGATGGA CTTTGACCTGGACCCAAGGAGCCGCTACACATTCTGGACTTTTGTTGTGGGTGGCACGTTGGTGTGGCTCTCAATGTATGGCGTGAACCAAGCACAGGTGCAGCGCTATGTAGCCTGTCGCACAGAGAAGCAGGCCAAGCT GGCCCTGCTCGTCAACCAACTGGGCCTGTTCCTGATTGTGTTCAGCGCTACTGCCTGCGGTATCATCATGTTCACACTCTATATTGACTGTGACCCTCTCCTCGCGGGGCGTATCTCCGCCCCAGATCAG TACATGCCCCTGCTGGTGCTGGATATCTTCAAGGACCTGCCTGGAGTCCCTGGGCTCTTTCTGGCCTGTGCCTACAGCGGCACCCTCAG CACCGCATCCACCAGCATCAATGCCATGGCTGCTGTCACTGTGGAAGACCTCATCAAACCTCGGCTGCCAAATCTGTCCCCCCGGAGACTCATAATCATCTCCAAGGGGCTCT CACTCATCTATGGCTCCGCCTGTCTCACCGTGGCGGCTCTGTCCTCCCTGCTGGGGGGCGGCGTCCTCCAG GGCTCCTTCACCGTCATGGGAGTCATCAGCGGTCCCCTCCTCGGAGCCTTCATGCTGGGAATGTTCTTCCCCTCCTGCAATACGCCA GGCGTCCTGTCCGGGCTGGCAGTGGGCTTGGCACTGTCGCTGTGGGTGGCCGTGGGCGCCACTCTGTACCCGCCGAGCGCGCAGTCCATGGGAGTCCTGCCGTCATCGGCCGCCGGCTGTGCTGTGCCGTCAGCCAATGCCTCTGGCTTCCTGGACCCACTTCTCGCCGCCAACGCCTCCAGCAGGGCTTCCAG GGGATGCCTGAGGGTGTTGGTAGAATAG
- the SLC5A5 gene encoding sodium/iodide cotransporter isoform X3 — MAGVEAGVRATFGAWDYGVFALMLLVSTGIGLWVGLARGGQRSAEEFFTGGRRLTALPVGLSLAASFMSAVQVLGVPAEAYRYGLKFLWMCLGQLLNSLLTALFFLPVFYRLGLTSTYQGGMKAVIWTDVFQVLVMLTGFWVILVRGTMLMGGPEQVLELAKNHSRINPMDFDLDPRSRYTFWTFVVGGTLVWLSMYGVNQAQVQRYVACRTEKQAKLALLVNQLGLFLIVFSATACGIIMFTLYIDCDPLLAGRISAPDQYMPLLVLDIFKDLPGVPGLFLACAYSGTLSTASTSINAMAAVTVEDLIKPRLPNLSPRRLIIISKGLSLIYGSACLTVAALSSLLGGGVLQGSFTVMGVISGPLLGAFMLGMFFPSCNTPGVLSGLAVGLALSLWVAVGATLYPPSAQSMGVLPSSAAGCAVPSANASGFLDPLLAANASSRASSLEMDPDQSTLADSFYAISYLYYGALGTLSTVLGGALISCLTGPTKRSALGPGLLWWDLMQQTASVAPKEEVATLDDSLMKGAEALPPRGKSPPNFLPNDEDHLPFLGQKEVNGASSRTPDSEHDKGCDLRETDL, encoded by the exons ATGGCCGGCGTCGAGGCAGGGGTGCGGGCCACGTTCGGAGCCTGGGACTACGGAGTCTTCGCCCTCATGCTGCTGGTGTCCACCGGCATCGGGCTGTGGGTCGGGCTAGCGCGAGGCGGGCAGCGCAGCGCCGAGGAGTTCTTCACCGGTGGCCGGCGCCTGACGGCCCTGCCCGTCGGCCTCTCGCTGGCCGCCAGCTTCATGTCGGCAGTACAGGTGCTGGGAGTGCCAGCCGAGGCCTATCGCTACGGCCTCAAGTTCCTCTGGATGTGCCTGGGACAGCTGCTTAACTCTCTGCTCACTGCTCTGTTCTTCCTGCCGGTCTTTTACCGCCTGGGCCTCACCAGCACCTACCAG GGTGGCATGAAGGCTGTGATCTGGACTGACGTGTTTCAGGTCTTAGTGATGCTGACTGGTTTCTGGGTCATCCTGGTCCGCGGGACTATGCTCATGGGTGGGCCTGAGCAAGTGCTCGAGCTTGCCAAGAACCATTCCCGGATCAACCCGATGGA CTTTGACCTGGACCCAAGGAGCCGCTACACATTCTGGACTTTTGTTGTGGGTGGCACGTTGGTGTGGCTCTCAATGTATGGCGTGAACCAAGCACAGGTGCAGCGCTATGTAGCCTGTCGCACAGAGAAGCAGGCCAAGCT GGCCCTGCTCGTCAACCAACTGGGCCTGTTCCTGATTGTGTTCAGCGCTACTGCCTGCGGTATCATCATGTTCACACTCTATATTGACTGTGACCCTCTCCTCGCGGGGCGTATCTCCGCCCCAGATCAG TACATGCCCCTGCTGGTGCTGGATATCTTCAAGGACCTGCCTGGAGTCCCTGGGCTCTTTCTGGCCTGTGCCTACAGCGGCACCCTCAG CACCGCATCCACCAGCATCAATGCCATGGCTGCTGTCACTGTGGAAGACCTCATCAAACCTCGGCTGCCAAATCTGTCCCCCCGGAGACTCATAATCATCTCCAAGGGGCTCT CACTCATCTATGGCTCCGCCTGTCTCACCGTGGCGGCTCTGTCCTCCCTGCTGGGGGGCGGCGTCCTCCAG GGCTCCTTCACCGTCATGGGAGTCATCAGCGGTCCCCTCCTCGGAGCCTTCATGCTGGGAATGTTCTTCCCCTCCTGCAATACGCCA GGCGTCCTGTCCGGGCTGGCAGTGGGCTTGGCACTGTCGCTGTGGGTGGCCGTGGGCGCCACTCTGTACCCGCCGAGCGCGCAGTCCATGGGAGTCCTGCCGTCATCGGCCGCCGGCTGTGCTGTGCCGTCAGCCAATGCCTCTGGCTTCCTGGACCCACTTCTCGCCGCCAACGCCTCCAGCAGGGCTTCCAG CCTTGAAATGGATCCTGATCAATCCACCTTAGCTGACAGCTTCTATGCCATTTCCTACCTCTATTATGGTGCCCTGGGCACACTGAGCACCGTGTTAGGTGGAGCCCTCATCAGCTGCCTGACAG gcCCCACCAAGCGCAGTGCTCTGGGTCCCGGTCTGCTTTGGTGGGacctcatgcagcagacagcatCGGTGGCCCCCAAGGAAGAAGTGGCTACCCTGGATGATAGTTTGATGAAG ggtgctGAGGCACTGCCCCCCAGAGGCAAGAGCCCTCCTAACTTCCTGCCCAATGATGAGGACCATCTGCCCTTCCTGGGGCAGAAGGAGGTGAATGGAGCCAGCTCCAGGACCCCTGACAGTGAACATGACAAAGGTTGTGACCTGCGGGAGACAGACCTCTAA
- the SLC5A5 gene encoding sodium/iodide cotransporter isoform X1 — MAGVEAGVRATFGAWDYGVFALMLLVSTGIGLWVGLARGGQRSAEEFFTGGRRLTALPVGLSLAASFMSAVQVLGVPAEAYRYGLKFLWMCLGQLLNSLLTALFFLPVFYRLGLTSTYQYLELRFSRAVRLCGTLQYLVATTLYTGIVIYAPALILNQVTGLDIWASLLSTGAICTFYTTVGGMKAVIWTDVFQVLVMLTGFWVILVRGTMLMGGPEQVLELAKNHSRINPMDFDLDPRSRYTFWTFVVGGTLVWLSMYGVNQAQVQRYVACRTEKQAKLALLVNQLGLFLIVFSATACGIIMFTLYIDCDPLLAGRISAPDQYMPLLVLDIFKDLPGVPGLFLACAYSGTLSTASTSINAMAAVTVEDLIKPRLPNLSPRRLIIISKGLSLIYGSACLTVAALSSLLGGGVLQGSFTVMGVISGPLLGAFMLGMFFPSCNTPGVLSGLAVGLALSLWVAVGATLYPPSAQSMGVLPSSAAGCAVPSANASGFLDPLLAANASSRASSLEMDPDQSTLADSFYAISYLYYGALGTLSTVLGGALISCLTGPTKRSALGPGLLWWDLMQQTASVAPKEEVATLDDSLMKGAEALPPRGKSPPNFLPNDEDHLPFLGQKEVNGASSRTPDSEHDKGCDLRETDL; from the exons ATGGCCGGCGTCGAGGCAGGGGTGCGGGCCACGTTCGGAGCCTGGGACTACGGAGTCTTCGCCCTCATGCTGCTGGTGTCCACCGGCATCGGGCTGTGGGTCGGGCTAGCGCGAGGCGGGCAGCGCAGCGCCGAGGAGTTCTTCACCGGTGGCCGGCGCCTGACGGCCCTGCCCGTCGGCCTCTCGCTGGCCGCCAGCTTCATGTCGGCAGTACAGGTGCTGGGAGTGCCAGCCGAGGCCTATCGCTACGGCCTCAAGTTCCTCTGGATGTGCCTGGGACAGCTGCTTAACTCTCTGCTCACTGCTCTGTTCTTCCTGCCGGTCTTTTACCGCCTGGGCCTCACCAGCACCTACCAG TACCTGGAGCTGCGCTTCAGCCGCGCTGTGCGGCTCTGCGGGACCCTGCAGTATCTGGTGGCTACA ACCCTGTACACCGGCATCGTGATCTACGCTCCCGCTCTCATCCTGAACCAAG TGACCGGGCTGGACATCTGGGCGTCGCTCCTGTCCACCGGAGCCATCTGCACCTTCTACACTACTGTG GGTGGCATGAAGGCTGTGATCTGGACTGACGTGTTTCAGGTCTTAGTGATGCTGACTGGTTTCTGGGTCATCCTGGTCCGCGGGACTATGCTCATGGGTGGGCCTGAGCAAGTGCTCGAGCTTGCCAAGAACCATTCCCGGATCAACCCGATGGA CTTTGACCTGGACCCAAGGAGCCGCTACACATTCTGGACTTTTGTTGTGGGTGGCACGTTGGTGTGGCTCTCAATGTATGGCGTGAACCAAGCACAGGTGCAGCGCTATGTAGCCTGTCGCACAGAGAAGCAGGCCAAGCT GGCCCTGCTCGTCAACCAACTGGGCCTGTTCCTGATTGTGTTCAGCGCTACTGCCTGCGGTATCATCATGTTCACACTCTATATTGACTGTGACCCTCTCCTCGCGGGGCGTATCTCCGCCCCAGATCAG TACATGCCCCTGCTGGTGCTGGATATCTTCAAGGACCTGCCTGGAGTCCCTGGGCTCTTTCTGGCCTGTGCCTACAGCGGCACCCTCAG CACCGCATCCACCAGCATCAATGCCATGGCTGCTGTCACTGTGGAAGACCTCATCAAACCTCGGCTGCCAAATCTGTCCCCCCGGAGACTCATAATCATCTCCAAGGGGCTCT CACTCATCTATGGCTCCGCCTGTCTCACCGTGGCGGCTCTGTCCTCCCTGCTGGGGGGCGGCGTCCTCCAG GGCTCCTTCACCGTCATGGGAGTCATCAGCGGTCCCCTCCTCGGAGCCTTCATGCTGGGAATGTTCTTCCCCTCCTGCAATACGCCA GGCGTCCTGTCCGGGCTGGCAGTGGGCTTGGCACTGTCGCTGTGGGTGGCCGTGGGCGCCACTCTGTACCCGCCGAGCGCGCAGTCCATGGGAGTCCTGCCGTCATCGGCCGCCGGCTGTGCTGTGCCGTCAGCCAATGCCTCTGGCTTCCTGGACCCACTTCTCGCCGCCAACGCCTCCAGCAGGGCTTCCAG CCTTGAAATGGATCCTGATCAATCCACCTTAGCTGACAGCTTCTATGCCATTTCCTACCTCTATTATGGTGCCCTGGGCACACTGAGCACCGTGTTAGGTGGAGCCCTCATCAGCTGCCTGACAG gcCCCACCAAGCGCAGTGCTCTGGGTCCCGGTCTGCTTTGGTGGGacctcatgcagcagacagcatCGGTGGCCCCCAAGGAAGAAGTGGCTACCCTGGATGATAGTTTGATGAAG ggtgctGAGGCACTGCCCCCCAGAGGCAAGAGCCCTCCTAACTTCCTGCCCAATGATGAGGACCATCTGCCCTTCCTGGGGCAGAAGGAGGTGAATGGAGCCAGCTCCAGGACCCCTGACAGTGAACATGACAAAGGTTGTGACCTGCGGGAGACAGACCTCTAA
- the SLC5A5 gene encoding sodium/iodide cotransporter isoform X2 gives MAGVEAGVRATFGAWDYGVFALMLLVSTGIGLWVGLARGGQRSAEEFFTGGRRLTALPVGLSLAASFMSAVQVLGVPAEAYRYGLKFLWMCLGQLLNSLLTALFFLPVFYRLGLTSTYQYLELRFSRAVRLCGTLQYLVATTLYTGIVIYAPALILNQVTGLDIWASLLSTGAICTFYTTVGGMKAVIWTDVFQVLVMLTGFWVILVRGTMLMGGPEQVLELAKNHSRINPMDFDLDPRSRYTFWTFVVGGTLVWLSMYGVNQAQVQRYVACRTEKQAKLALLVNQLGLFLIVFSATACGIIMFTLYIDCDPLLAGRISAPDQHRIHQHQCHGCCHCGRPHQTSAAKSVPPETHNHLQGALTHLWLRLSHRGGSVLPAGGRRPPGLLHRHGSHQRSPPRSLHAGNVLPLLQYARRPVRAGSGLGTVAVGGRGRHSVPAERAVHGSPAVIGRRLCCAVSQCLWLPGPTSRRQRLQQGFQGMPEGVGRIARGKNWLLCMSSLEMDPDQSTLADSFYAISYLYYGALGTLSTVLGGALISCLTGPTKRSALGPGLLWWDLMQQTASVAPKEEVATLDDSLMKGAEALPPRGKSPPNFLPNDEDHLPFLGQKEVNGASSRTPDSEHDKGCDLRETDL, from the exons ATGGCCGGCGTCGAGGCAGGGGTGCGGGCCACGTTCGGAGCCTGGGACTACGGAGTCTTCGCCCTCATGCTGCTGGTGTCCACCGGCATCGGGCTGTGGGTCGGGCTAGCGCGAGGCGGGCAGCGCAGCGCCGAGGAGTTCTTCACCGGTGGCCGGCGCCTGACGGCCCTGCCCGTCGGCCTCTCGCTGGCCGCCAGCTTCATGTCGGCAGTACAGGTGCTGGGAGTGCCAGCCGAGGCCTATCGCTACGGCCTCAAGTTCCTCTGGATGTGCCTGGGACAGCTGCTTAACTCTCTGCTCACTGCTCTGTTCTTCCTGCCGGTCTTTTACCGCCTGGGCCTCACCAGCACCTACCAG TACCTGGAGCTGCGCTTCAGCCGCGCTGTGCGGCTCTGCGGGACCCTGCAGTATCTGGTGGCTACA ACCCTGTACACCGGCATCGTGATCTACGCTCCCGCTCTCATCCTGAACCAAG TGACCGGGCTGGACATCTGGGCGTCGCTCCTGTCCACCGGAGCCATCTGCACCTTCTACACTACTGTG GGTGGCATGAAGGCTGTGATCTGGACTGACGTGTTTCAGGTCTTAGTGATGCTGACTGGTTTCTGGGTCATCCTGGTCCGCGGGACTATGCTCATGGGTGGGCCTGAGCAAGTGCTCGAGCTTGCCAAGAACCATTCCCGGATCAACCCGATGGA CTTTGACCTGGACCCAAGGAGCCGCTACACATTCTGGACTTTTGTTGTGGGTGGCACGTTGGTGTGGCTCTCAATGTATGGCGTGAACCAAGCACAGGTGCAGCGCTATGTAGCCTGTCGCACAGAGAAGCAGGCCAAGCT GGCCCTGCTCGTCAACCAACTGGGCCTGTTCCTGATTGTGTTCAGCGCTACTGCCTGCGGTATCATCATGTTCACACTCTATATTGACTGTGACCCTCTCCTCGCGGGGCGTATCTCCGCCCCAGATCAG CACCGCATCCACCAGCATCAATGCCATGGCTGCTGTCACTGTGGAAGACCTCATCAAACCTCGGCTGCCAAATCTGTCCCCCCGGAGACTCATAATCATCTCCAAGGGGCTCT CACTCATCTATGGCTCCGCCTGTCTCACCGTGGCGGCTCTGTCCTCCCTGCTGGGGGGCGGCGTCCTCCAG GGCTCCTTCACCGTCATGGGAGTCATCAGCGGTCCCCTCCTCGGAGCCTTCATGCTGGGAATGTTCTTCCCCTCCTGCAATACGCCA GGCGTCCTGTCCGGGCTGGCAGTGGGCTTGGCACTGTCGCTGTGGGTGGCCGTGGGCGCCACTCTGTACCCGCCGAGCGCGCAGTCCATGGGAGTCCTGCCGTCATCGGCCGCCGGCTGTGCTGTGCCGTCAGCCAATGCCTCTGGCTTCCTGGACCCACTTCTCGCCGCCAACGCCTCCAGCAGGGCTTCCAG GGGATGCCTGAGGGTGTTGGTAGAATAGCAAGAGGGAAGAATTGGCTACTGTGCATGTCCAG CCTTGAAATGGATCCTGATCAATCCACCTTAGCTGACAGCTTCTATGCCATTTCCTACCTCTATTATGGTGCCCTGGGCACACTGAGCACCGTGTTAGGTGGAGCCCTCATCAGCTGCCTGACAG gcCCCACCAAGCGCAGTGCTCTGGGTCCCGGTCTGCTTTGGTGGGacctcatgcagcagacagcatCGGTGGCCCCCAAGGAAGAAGTGGCTACCCTGGATGATAGTTTGATGAAG ggtgctGAGGCACTGCCCCCCAGAGGCAAGAGCCCTCCTAACTTCCTGCCCAATGATGAGGACCATCTGCCCTTCCTGGGGCAGAAGGAGGTGAATGGAGCCAGCTCCAGGACCCCTGACAGTGAACATGACAAAGGTTGTGACCTGCGGGAGACAGACCTCTAA